In one window of Streptomyces sp. NBC_01224 DNA:
- a CDS encoding NAD(P)/FAD-dependent oxidoreductase, with product MTDREPDTLPSGADAVVVGAGVIGAAVALELARTGRRVVVVDKSGGVGHGSTSASSAIIRFNYSTWDGVATAWESQHCWARWAEHLGTMHGPGLAAFRRTGAVLLDAPGSGTSEVIALFERAGVPYERWDAATLRSRIPGIDAGRYGPPKPLLDEAFFSGPEGELGALFTPDAGFVDDPQLAAQNLADAAARIGARFLFHRTVVGVLRREDRVAGIRLADGTAITAPVVINAAGPWSGAFNRMAEVGAEFTVGVRPLRQEVHQVAAPVSQGDTTSSSPGDAKTTLGLIVADVDLGTYLRPLGGHLLIGSTLPACDPMEWLDDPDMCNPHPTAARFDAQVTRAARRFPLLRVPNRPTGIAGVYDAADDWSPIYDRTDLAGFYVAMGTSGNQFKNAPLAGRFLAALVDRVEAGHDHDHDPLRYTGEHTGIVINLGAFSRKRPMAEGAASRTVMG from the coding sequence ATGACGGACAGGGAACCGGACACGCTTCCGTCCGGCGCGGACGCGGTCGTCGTGGGCGCCGGTGTGATCGGTGCCGCGGTGGCACTGGAACTGGCGCGCACCGGTCGGCGCGTAGTGGTCGTCGACAAGTCCGGCGGCGTCGGCCACGGATCCACCAGCGCCTCGAGCGCGATCATCCGTTTCAACTACTCGACCTGGGACGGTGTCGCCACCGCCTGGGAATCCCAGCACTGCTGGGCACGATGGGCGGAGCACCTGGGCACCATGCACGGCCCTGGCCTGGCGGCGTTCCGGCGGACCGGAGCGGTACTCCTCGACGCGCCGGGCTCCGGGACGTCGGAGGTCATCGCGCTGTTCGAGCGTGCCGGCGTGCCGTACGAGCGCTGGGATGCCGCAACGCTGCGCAGCCGGATCCCCGGCATCGACGCGGGACGCTACGGACCCCCCAAGCCCCTGCTCGACGAGGCGTTCTTCTCCGGCCCGGAAGGGGAACTCGGCGCGCTGTTCACACCCGATGCGGGCTTCGTCGACGATCCCCAGCTCGCGGCACAGAATCTCGCGGACGCGGCGGCCCGCATCGGGGCGCGCTTCCTCTTCCATCGCACAGTCGTCGGTGTCCTGCGCCGCGAGGACCGGGTGGCGGGTATCCGGCTCGCCGACGGCACCGCGATCACGGCACCGGTGGTGATCAACGCCGCCGGGCCCTGGTCGGGCGCGTTCAACCGGATGGCCGAGGTCGGAGCCGAGTTCACCGTCGGAGTGCGCCCGCTGCGCCAAGAAGTCCACCAGGTGGCCGCACCGGTCAGCCAGGGCGACACAACCTCGTCGAGCCCGGGCGACGCCAAGACTACGCTCGGCCTGATCGTGGCCGATGTCGACCTTGGGACCTACCTGCGCCCCCTCGGCGGACACCTCCTCATCGGCAGCACGCTGCCCGCCTGCGACCCTATGGAGTGGCTCGACGATCCCGACATGTGCAACCCGCACCCGACGGCCGCCCGGTTCGACGCCCAAGTGACCAGGGCCGCACGCCGATTCCCGCTCCTCCGCGTCCCGAACCGGCCGACCGGCATCGCCGGTGTCTACGACGCCGCCGACGACTGGTCCCCCATCTACGACCGCACCGATCTGGCCGGCTTCTATGTCGCGATGGGAACGAGCGGCAACCAGTTCAAGAACGCTCCCCTGGCGGGCCGGTTCCTCGCCGCCCTGGTCGACCGCGTCGAGGCCGGCCACGACCACGACCACGATCCGCTGCGGTACACAGGTGAACACACCGGCATCGTCATCAACCTAGGCGCATTCTCCCGCAAACGGCCCATGGCTGAGGGTGCCGCCTCTCGAACCGTCATGGGCTGA
- a CDS encoding dipeptide/oligopeptide/nickel ABC transporter permease/ATP-binding protein, with amino-acid sequence MGVITLAMLGSLAVLAVAGAVLWGQAADRPDPSAVLRGPTASHLLGTDRLGRDLLARLLSATWLSLLLAVAATLLGAMAGVTLGALTAVVGGRARRLLGALINLLLAFPALLVAMFFAALFGAGAGGAVFALAVASAPGFARITQTLAAGVAGTDFMAAARVLGLRRHRLLLRHVLPHIAEPLMLNTTVAAGSALVALSGLSFLGLGVQSPSYDWGLLLSQGLDRIYTEPLPAVAPGVAIVYASVAFQLLGEVLAGAAARRVRTRQLEEPAVHPARADRPASVDHVLEVEDLRVALPSADRVVRPVRGVNLALRRGEMVGLVGESGSGKSLTALAIADLLPDGACATWGTHRFLGADAESSTRKERRRQLATGMAMIFQNPASAFNPSLRIGTQMTEAVRAHHGTPRAQAVEQALAQLQRVALPGGRRLLRSRPFQLSGGQRQRVAIAAASMMRPDLIIADEPTTALDVTVQRQIMDLLRRIRHDDATAILFISHDIALVADACDRVLVMYGGTIVENLPAHELATGARHPYTRMLVASVPDMAADRGRPLHTIEGGPPDPCGAVPGCPFHDRCPHRLDRCAVESPVLSLLDPGHEVACWRPLPPALVCGQRETEEAEK; translated from the coding sequence ATGGGCGTGATCACCCTGGCGATGCTCGGATCGCTCGCCGTACTGGCCGTCGCGGGGGCGGTGCTGTGGGGGCAGGCCGCCGACCGTCCGGACCCGTCGGCGGTGCTGCGGGGGCCCACTGCAAGTCATCTGCTCGGCACGGACCGTCTCGGGCGCGACCTGCTCGCCCGGCTGCTCTCGGCGACTTGGCTCTCCCTGCTGCTGGCAGTCGCGGCCACGCTCCTCGGGGCGATGGCCGGGGTCACACTGGGCGCGCTCACCGCCGTCGTGGGCGGGCGCGCCCGCCGCCTGCTGGGAGCCCTGATCAACCTCCTACTGGCATTTCCCGCGCTTCTCGTCGCGATGTTCTTCGCGGCCCTCTTCGGCGCGGGGGCGGGTGGGGCGGTGTTCGCACTCGCCGTCGCCAGTGCACCGGGCTTCGCGCGGATCACGCAGACCCTTGCTGCCGGAGTGGCCGGAACCGACTTCATGGCGGCGGCACGTGTGCTGGGCCTGCGTCGCCATCGGCTCCTCCTGCGCCATGTCCTGCCCCACATCGCCGAACCGCTGATGCTCAACACCACAGTCGCCGCGGGCTCGGCACTCGTGGCCCTGTCGGGGCTGAGCTTCCTCGGACTGGGGGTGCAGTCCCCTTCGTACGACTGGGGGCTCCTGCTGAGCCAGGGGCTGGACCGCATCTACACCGAACCTCTGCCCGCCGTGGCACCCGGCGTCGCCATCGTCTACGCCAGTGTGGCCTTCCAACTGCTCGGCGAGGTGCTGGCCGGAGCCGCCGCGCGACGCGTCCGCACACGGCAGCTGGAAGAACCCGCGGTACACCCGGCACGCGCCGACCGACCGGCATCCGTGGACCACGTGCTGGAGGTGGAGGATCTGCGGGTCGCCCTTCCCTCGGCGGACCGGGTGGTCCGGCCCGTCCGCGGTGTCAACCTCGCTCTGCGGCGCGGTGAGATGGTCGGCCTGGTCGGCGAGTCCGGCTCCGGGAAGTCGCTGACGGCGCTTGCCATCGCCGACCTGCTGCCGGACGGCGCCTGCGCGACCTGGGGTACCCACCGGTTCCTCGGCGCGGACGCCGAGTCTTCGACACGCAAAGAGCGACGCAGGCAGCTGGCGACGGGAATGGCGATGATCTTCCAGAACCCGGCCTCGGCCTTCAACCCGTCGCTCCGCATCGGAACGCAGATGACGGAGGCCGTGCGCGCGCACCATGGCACCCCTCGTGCCCAGGCCGTCGAGCAGGCCCTGGCACAGCTTCAGCGGGTCGCGCTGCCCGGCGGGCGTCGGTTGCTGCGGTCCCGCCCCTTTCAGCTCTCCGGCGGTCAGCGCCAGCGAGTGGCGATCGCTGCCGCTTCGATGATGCGCCCCGACCTCATCATCGCGGACGAGCCGACGACAGCCCTGGACGTCACCGTGCAGCGGCAGATCATGGACCTGCTCCGCCGTATCCGGCACGACGACGCCACCGCGATCCTCTTCATCAGCCACGACATCGCCCTGGTGGCCGACGCCTGCGACCGGGTTCTGGTCATGTACGGGGGGACGATCGTGGAGAACCTTCCTGCCCATGAGCTGGCGACCGGCGCACGGCATCCGTACACGCGGATGCTCGTCGCCTCGGTCCCGGACATGGCCGCGGACCGCGGCCGCCCCCTGCACACCATCGAGGGAGGGCCGCCCGATCCGTGCGGTGCGGTCCCGGGCTGCCCGTTCCATGACCGCTGTCCGCATCGACTGGACCGGTGCGCCGTGGAGAGCCCCGTGTTGTCCCTGCTCGACCCGGGGCACGAGGTCGCCTGCTGGCGACCGCTGCCCCCGGCGCTGGTCTGCGGACAGCGTGAGACCGAAGAGGCGGAGAAGTGA
- a CDS encoding ABC transporter ATP-binding protein, with protein MEGAGLALYDVTVRHHGPFGPITAVDGVSLEVPQGTTVGLVGESGSGKSTLARAVVGLDSPYAGRITVGGREYRGRRAADRRQLGQQVQLVFQDPDTALDPRMTVRQSIAESAGAFVRLNRRSREQRISGLLELVGLDAGCADRVPRQLSGGQRQRVAVARALAVDPAVLIADEVTSALDVSVRAALLTMLRDLQRRMGFAMLFISHDLAAVRHVSDAVAVMYLGRIVETASTENLLHSPRHPYTRTLLSAVPSLHAGRRPVEEPLLPGEVPDPASPPTGCRFHPRCPVGPSRRPGRDVCAARDPQQDAAGQPHRAACHFPYRVGDCPPHAGSVHPDANGDRAPRTPGDLQS; from the coding sequence ATGGAAGGGGCAGGGTTGGCGCTGTACGACGTCACTGTTCGCCACCACGGGCCGTTCGGGCCGATCACGGCAGTGGACGGAGTGTCACTGGAGGTTCCCCAAGGCACGACGGTCGGCCTGGTCGGCGAGTCCGGTTCGGGAAAGTCCACCCTGGCACGTGCGGTCGTCGGGCTGGACAGCCCGTACGCCGGGCGGATCACGGTCGGTGGGCGGGAGTACCGTGGGCGCCGGGCGGCCGATCGGCGTCAGTTGGGGCAACAGGTCCAACTGGTGTTCCAGGACCCGGACACGGCATTGGACCCGCGCATGACGGTCCGTCAGTCGATCGCCGAATCAGCCGGGGCCTTCGTCCGGCTGAACCGCCGCAGCCGCGAACAGCGCATCAGCGGGCTGCTGGAACTGGTCGGTCTCGACGCCGGCTGCGCCGACCGTGTGCCGCGGCAGCTCTCGGGCGGCCAGCGCCAACGCGTGGCCGTCGCCCGCGCGCTCGCCGTCGATCCGGCGGTTCTCATCGCCGACGAGGTCACCTCGGCTCTCGATGTGTCGGTCCGGGCGGCGCTCCTCACCATGCTTCGGGATCTGCAACGACGCATGGGCTTCGCCATGCTGTTCATCAGCCATGACCTCGCCGCCGTCCGCCATGTGTCGGACGCCGTCGCCGTGATGTATCTCGGTCGGATCGTCGAGACCGCCTCCACCGAGAACCTGCTGCACAGCCCACGGCACCCCTACACCCGAACGCTGCTGTCCGCCGTGCCGAGCTTGCACGCCGGACGACGACCGGTCGAGGAACCGCTTCTTCCCGGAGAGGTGCCCGACCCCGCGTCGCCACCGACCGGATGCCGCTTTCATCCGCGCTGCCCCGTCGGGCCGAGCCGGCGTCCCGGACGGGACGTCTGCGCCGCACGGGACCCCCAGCAGGATGCGGCCGGACAGCCGCACCGCGCCGCGTGCCACTTCCCGTATCGCGTCGGCGACTGCCCGCCCCACGCCGGCAGCGTCCACCCGGACGCGAACGGCGACCGGGCTCCGCGAACCCCGGGGGACCTGCAGTCATGA
- a CDS encoding ABC transporter permease, producing MTTVSARLGALARCHPWVVFCCWRAVRLAVSLFVVVTASFAMIRLVPGDPVRAALGVDAPPDLVAAKRHELGLDHGLLAQYRQYLRHLAHGDLGVSLVTGEPVADLVRARLPATLLLAVLAFACVLVVALPGGLLAAVWTRGGRRPRAELAFTATTSAMAGMPDFVLAAGLTAGLAVALRIFPVAGDLGPQSYVLPVLALALAPTAVLLRIVRVETLKVLATDYLRAARAKRLPAVPLYLRHVAPNTLTASLTLAGNLLPALIAGTVLVEKVFAWPGIGSAMAQSVAAQDYAVVEASVLVLGSAVLAVNFLVDLALALLDPRSVIRKT from the coding sequence ATGACGACCGTGTCCGCGCGGCTCGGCGCCCTGGCCCGGTGCCACCCGTGGGTGGTGTTCTGCTGCTGGCGTGCGGTGCGGCTGGCGGTCTCCCTCTTCGTGGTCGTCACCGCTTCCTTCGCGATGATCCGGCTGGTACCCGGTGACCCCGTCCGGGCCGCGCTGGGGGTGGATGCCCCGCCGGACCTCGTAGCGGCCAAACGACACGAACTCGGTTTGGATCACGGCCTGTTGGCACAGTACCGGCAGTATCTGCGCCATCTGGCCCACGGGGACCTCGGGGTCTCTCTGGTGACCGGCGAGCCGGTCGCCGACCTGGTCAGGGCACGTCTGCCGGCCACCTTGCTGCTGGCTGTCCTGGCGTTCGCCTGCGTACTCGTCGTCGCCCTCCCCGGGGGGCTGCTCGCCGCGGTGTGGACACGCGGAGGGCGGCGGCCCCGGGCGGAGCTGGCGTTCACCGCCACCACCTCCGCCATGGCGGGCATGCCGGACTTCGTGCTCGCGGCGGGTCTCACCGCGGGACTGGCGGTCGCCCTGCGCATCTTTCCGGTAGCCGGCGACCTCGGTCCTCAGTCCTACGTGCTGCCCGTGCTCGCGCTGGCGCTCGCTCCGACCGCGGTTCTACTGCGGATCGTACGGGTGGAGACGCTCAAGGTTCTCGCGACGGACTATCTGCGTGCCGCCCGCGCGAAACGGCTGCCCGCCGTCCCGCTCTATCTGCGCCACGTGGCACCGAACACGCTGACCGCGTCGCTGACGCTCGCCGGGAATCTCCTGCCGGCCCTGATCGCGGGGACCGTATTGGTCGAGAAGGTGTTCGCCTGGCCGGGCATCGGTTCGGCGATGGCACAGTCCGTGGCCGCGCAGGACTACGCGGTCGTCGAGGCGTCGGTTCTCGTGCTGGGCTCGGCCGTCCTCGCGGTGAACTTCCTGGTCGATCTGGCCCTAGCCCTGCTCGACCCCCGATCGGTCATCCGGAAGACGTGA